A stretch of the Acyrthosiphon pisum isolate AL4f chromosome A2, pea_aphid_22Mar2018_4r6ur, whole genome shotgun sequence genome encodes the following:
- the LOC100168500 gene encoding transcription initiation factor TFIID subunit 9-like, with protein sequence MESTEGKNNMPKDSQIIVSMMEDLGIVEYDQQVLNHFLEFNYRYTTQLLEDAKALSNSAKKKNVDADDVKLAIQMVQDGVFPGPPPRKVLTTAAIEVNKMPLPPQRHASQLRISHDSPNSVKTKYRLRYESPVCSGENMPKDNKTTAAEMLAESRRL encoded by the exons ATGGAGTCTACagaaggaaaaaataatatgcccAAAGACAGTCAAATCATCGTGTCAATGATGGAAGATCTAGGAATTGTTGAATATGATCAACAAgtcttaaatcattttttggaGTTTAACTaca gaTACACTACTCAATTATTGGAAGACGCTAAGGCATTGTCAAACTCGGCGAAAAAGAAGAATGTTGATGCCGACGATGTGAAACTAGCAATTCAAATGGTGCAAGACGGAGTGTTTCCTGGACCTCCTCCGCGCAAA gtattaaCGACAGCAGCTATCGAAGTAAATAAAATGCCATTACCCCCACAAAGGCATGCCAGTCAACTGCGAATTTCACACGATAGTCCAAATTCCGTAAAGACAAAATACAGGCTTAGATATGAATCG CCTGTATGTTCTGGAGAAAATATGCCCAAGGATAATAAAACAACAGCTGCAGAAATGTTAGCGGAGTCTAGAAGATTATAA